CTGCCTCCTTCTATTTGCGATATTTGTGTTGCATTTGTTTCCGCCTGGATCTCTCGCGCTCGAAAAAGTGGGAACGACTTCAATGCAAGTGTTGAAACTCCCCATGGGAGTTCGCGGCATTGGCATGGGCAACGCGATGGTCTCCGCTGTCTCGGGTGCGGAAGCGGTTTGGTGGAATCCCGGCTCGCTGACGACTGTCACAGAAAATCAGTTCCAGCTGTCGCAGATAAACCTGCCAGCGGATATTCAATGTAACGGCATCGCCTTCGCGCGGCCGTGGGGCGAGTATGGTGCAATGTCCGTGCATGTCATCAATCTCTTTACAGATGACATGCCCGTACGTACCATTGATGCTCCCGGCGGAACCGGAGAATTCTTCAATGCCTATGATTTCGTGCTCGGTGCGTCATACGCGCAGAAATTGACGGACAAATTCTCATTAGGCGGCCAACTTCGTTATCTGCGCAGTTCGCTTGAGGAACACAGCTACGACGGCTTCAGCGTTGACCTCGGAACTGTGTATCAAACGGGTCTCCGCTCACTTCGCCTCGGCATGGCAATTCAGAACCTCGGACCTGAAGTCAAATACTCCGGCGAGTTTCTCGACTACCGTGAAGCAGGGCTGAACAGTGATTCCGTTCCCGGAGCCGAGGAGTTTGAAGGCGCATCCCTGCCCACTATGTTCAGGCTGGGTGTCTCCTTTGACGTATGGGAAATGCTGAAAATGACCAAGTCGGCGAATCACTCTGGCATTTTCGCGGTTGAGATGGATCATCCGAACGACAACAAGGAGCGCCTCGGCTTCGGAGGTGAATATGCCTATCAGAAGACACTCTTCCTTCGTGCGGGTGGAAAATTCGGCTATGACGAAGAAAGCTTCTCGCTCGGTTTCGGTTTGCAATTC
This genomic interval from bacterium contains the following:
- a CDS encoding PorV/PorQ family protein, yielding MRKICLLLFAIFVLHLFPPGSLALEKVGTTSMQVLKLPMGVRGIGMGNAMVSAVSGAEAVWWNPGSLTTVTENQFQLSQINLPADIQCNGIAFARPWGEYGAMSVHVINLFTDDMPVRTIDAPGGTGEFFNAYDFVLGASYAQKLTDKFSLGGQLRYLRSSLEEHSYDGFSVDLGTVYQTGLRSLRLGMAIQNLGPEVKYSGEFLDYREAGLNSDSVPGAEEFEGASLPTMFRLGVSFDVWEMLKMTKSANHSGIFAVEMDHPNDNKERLGFGGEYAYQKTLFLRAGGKFGYDEESFSLGFGLQFDVMNEYALNFDYGYSHWNRISEAADGFMDQPHRFSVAFAW